The following coding sequences lie in one Homalodisca vitripennis isolate AUS2020 chromosome X, UT_GWSS_2.1, whole genome shotgun sequence genomic window:
- the LOC124369345 gene encoding mitogen-activated protein kinase 7-like has translation MAGMVQSLVTAETAVLGVCKPGAGLLGAVEGSQPLPSGSCSVLIAGANDIGAGRSSTIYRHLCKGSVLLDFNAIGRRHFTRHGQHLTMRGKRMLAELVVTGLKKASLDTADQSPSPPPPSPQTSSSSPPPPPSPPPPPSPPAPPSLPSPPPSLLLTASATNVESPEIAVTEPAVDVAVSCVPLSPDGPWTLPYNSYAEAVKSPPLMTNGRSADLVQAGIDMVFLGTHFESADKINY, from the exons ATGGCTGGGATGGTCCAGTCACTGGTGACCGCAGAGACGGCTGTGCTCGGCGTCTGCAAGCCTGGAGCCGGACTGTTGGGTGCGGTTGAGGGGAGTCAACCTCTTCCCTCGGGAAGCTGTAGCGTTCTGATTGCCGGAGCGAATGACATCGGAGCCGGTCGGTCTTCTACCATTTACCGGCACTT GTGTAAGGGGTCTGTGCTGCTGGACTTCAACGCCATCGGGAGGCGACACTTCACTCGCCATGGCCAGCACCTGACTATGAGGGGAAAGCGGATGCTTGCCGAACTGGTGGTGACCGGCCTGAAGAAGGCCAGCTTAGACACTGCTGACCAGTCACCATCACCACCACCACCATCACCACAAACGTCTTCATCGTCACCCCCACCGCCTCCATCACCACCACCGCCTCCATCACCACCAGCGCCTCCATCACTGCCGTCGCCGCCCCCGTCACTGCTGCTAACAGCATCTGCTACCAATGTTGAATCTCCGGAAATCGCCGTCACGGAGCCAGCTGTCGACGTCGCGGTCTCCTGTGTACCGCTTAGTCCTGATGGGCCTTGGACGCTGCCTTACAACAGCTACGCGGAGGCAGTGAAATCTCCACCGTTGATGACCAATGGACGCTCTGCGGATCTTGTGCAAGCTGGAATTGACATGGTTTTTTTAGGGACCCATTTTGAATCAGCGGacaaaattaactactaa